A genomic region of Candidatus Limnocylindrales bacterium contains the following coding sequences:
- the mepA gene encoding penicillin-insensitive murein endopeptidase, translated as MQDAELRKAVLASLPKDAARRQFGAITLAAPGKAEVIGEYWKGCYAGGQQLPPFGDHWQVMRLYRNRNWGTPMLIDFLEKFSAKAAAATGWPGILIGDMSQPRGGPMLTGHASHQLGIEADIWLRPMPDRRLTPEEIGRMMSTDLLRADRKDVDPSRYTRQHFEILRAAAEEPGVARVFVNAAIKKALCRDAGSDRKWLNKVRPVPGHTYHFHVRLACPKDQKECIEQIAPPPGDGCGKELDYWFTDAILKAKPGKSSKAMSMAAMPKACRALVAPPEIRDRH; from the coding sequence GTGCAGGACGCCGAGCTACGCAAGGCTGTCCTGGCGAGCCTTCCGAAAGATGCGGCGCGCAGGCAGTTCGGCGCGATCACGCTGGCCGCGCCCGGCAAGGCCGAAGTCATCGGCGAATACTGGAAAGGCTGCTACGCGGGCGGACAGCAGCTTCCGCCGTTCGGCGATCACTGGCAGGTGATGCGCCTTTATCGCAACCGGAACTGGGGAACGCCGATGCTGATCGACTTCCTCGAGAAATTTTCGGCGAAGGCTGCCGCCGCAACGGGATGGCCGGGCATCCTGATCGGAGACATGTCGCAGCCGCGCGGCGGCCCGATGCTGACCGGACATGCATCGCATCAGCTCGGCATCGAAGCCGACATCTGGCTGCGGCCGATGCCGGATCGCAGGCTGACGCCCGAAGAGATCGGCCGCATGATGTCGACCGATCTTCTGCGCGCCGACCGCAAGGATGTGGATCCGTCACGCTACACGCGCCAGCATTTCGAAATCCTGCGCGCGGCGGCCGAGGAGCCCGGGGTCGCGCGCGTGTTCGTCAACGCGGCCATCAAGAAAGCGCTGTGCCGCGACGCCGGCAGCGACCGCAAATGGCTGAACAAGGTGCGGCCGGTCCCCGGCCACACGTACCACTTCCACGTCCGGCTGGCGTGCCCGAAAGACCAGAAGGAATGCATCGAGCAGATCGCGCCGCCGCCCGGCGACGGATGCGGCAAGGAGCTCGACTACTGGTTCACCGACGCCATCCTCAAGGCGAAGCCCGGCAAATCGTCGAAGGCAATGTCGATGGCGGCGATGCCGAAAGCCTGCCGCGCGCTGGTCGCACCGCCGGAAATCCGGGACAGACACTGA
- a CDS encoding radical SAM protein produces MLSERHLRFAARYAAHRFRKLHPFEVQASLLNACNLRCAYCRCPDVKIELMTTEQWVRAIEGFGAHGTMRIKYQGGEPTLRQDFRTLCAASQAAGIVTAVVTNGLQFVEKPELFDHLDEVVFSLDSATPGHTNRIRGAGVHERVCEAIEIARSRGINLFINMVVTRDNFDEIEPMLDFCEARGIGLHSQPAVSGRKYYDDAVKDFALTDEQIRAMHRRLGELKREGRRLMFSAATYENVLDWDDYGDISQNTGGGESTCMAGRFYVHIEPNGDVHPCNQHDANFQPKNLVRDGLGPALENAQHHDCADCYCAYLNERKSVFGMRPLALWEMARRG; encoded by the coding sequence ATGCTTTCCGAACGACACCTGCGATTTGCCGCCCGCTACGCGGCGCATCGATTCCGGAAGCTGCATCCGTTCGAAGTCCAGGCCTCGCTGCTCAACGCATGCAATCTGCGCTGCGCGTACTGCCGGTGCCCCGACGTCAAGATCGAGCTGATGACGACCGAGCAGTGGGTCCGCGCAATCGAAGGCTTCGGCGCGCACGGCACCATGCGCATCAAGTACCAGGGCGGAGAGCCGACGCTGCGGCAGGATTTCCGGACGCTGTGCGCCGCGTCGCAGGCGGCCGGGATCGTCACGGCCGTGGTCACCAACGGACTGCAGTTCGTCGAAAAACCCGAGCTGTTCGATCACCTGGACGAAGTCGTGTTCAGCCTGGACTCGGCCACGCCCGGCCACACCAACCGGATCCGCGGCGCCGGCGTCCACGAACGCGTCTGCGAGGCGATCGAGATCGCGCGCAGCCGCGGCATCAACCTGTTCATCAATATGGTCGTCACCCGCGACAACTTCGACGAGATCGAGCCGATGCTCGACTTCTGCGAAGCGCGAGGGATCGGGCTCCATTCGCAGCCCGCGGTCTCGGGGCGCAAGTACTACGACGACGCCGTCAAGGACTTCGCGCTGACGGACGAGCAGATCCGCGCGATGCACCGCCGGCTCGGCGAGCTGAAACGCGAAGGGCGCCGGCTGATGTTTTCGGCTGCGACCTACGAGAACGTTCTCGACTGGGACGATTACGGCGACATCTCGCAGAATACCGGGGGCGGCGAGTCGACCTGCATGGCGGGGCGGTTCTACGTGCACATCGAGCCCAACGGTGACGTGCACCCGTGCAACCAGCACGACGCCAACTTCCAGCCGAAGAACCTCGTGCGCGACGGGCTCGGGCCCGCGCTCGAAAATGCGCAGCACCACGACTGCGCAGACTGCTACTGCGCGTACCTGAACGAGCGCAAGTCGGTGTTCGGCATGCGCCCGCTCGCGCTGTGGGAGATGGCGCGCCGCGGCTGA
- a CDS encoding glycosyltransferase — protein MLRFAFLAAAAVLWSSVFGYVAFLVATAGRRRSLHSHRASLSSEPGAAAYAGAALPEIAVVIPVRNEQRFIAGKLANLRNADYPAERLAIIVVDGGSSDDTAALVEAARDSGDPVTLVRVSDARGRADQLNAVLSGLSQQIVVVTDADAELDPGCLRALVETLQKHPATDVVGARVRPATRLIEERIHWWLLNSLWWLEGEALGNGQVSGVCYALRSSAVDALPGDCTADDIRFGLLASARGRDVRLCRHALAIELRVPQTMRDFMTFRRRRGTGYLLELRRTRPAAAPLRWHLVQALRLYHFFVMPVLAVVVAALALALLATPHWHWPIAAAAGFVVPAFLALFASTTLGEDRRWQLGMAAGTMAGLTWYSLLLVPRTAAARILGRTPSTPLAKGD, from the coding sequence ATGCTGCGCTTTGCTTTTCTGGCCGCTGCCGCGGTGCTCTGGTCGTCGGTGTTCGGCTATGTGGCGTTCCTCGTCGCGACCGCCGGGCGGCGGCGGTCGCTGCACTCGCATCGCGCTTCGCTTTCCAGTGAACCCGGGGCCGCAGCGTACGCAGGGGCCGCCCTCCCCGAGATCGCCGTGGTCATTCCGGTCCGCAACGAGCAGCGATTCATTGCCGGCAAGCTGGCCAACCTTCGCAACGCCGACTATCCGGCCGAGCGGCTCGCGATCATCGTCGTCGACGGCGGCTCGAGCGATGACACCGCCGCGCTGGTCGAGGCCGCTCGCGACAGCGGCGATCCCGTCACGCTCGTTCGTGTGAGCGATGCGCGCGGCCGGGCCGACCAGCTCAATGCCGTGCTCTCCGGCCTTTCCCAGCAGATCGTCGTCGTGACCGACGCCGATGCCGAGCTCGACCCCGGCTGTCTGCGCGCACTCGTCGAAACGCTTCAGAAGCATCCCGCGACCGACGTGGTCGGAGCGCGGGTGCGCCCTGCTACGCGGCTCATCGAGGAACGGATCCACTGGTGGCTGCTCAATTCGCTGTGGTGGCTCGAAGGCGAAGCACTCGGCAACGGGCAGGTGTCGGGCGTCTGCTATGCACTGCGCTCGAGCGCCGTCGACGCGCTGCCGGGCGACTGCACCGCCGACGACATCCGCTTCGGGCTGCTCGCCAGCGCGCGCGGCCGTGACGTACGCCTTTGCCGCCATGCGCTGGCGATCGAGCTGCGCGTGCCGCAGACGATGCGCGACTTCATGACGTTCCGCCGTCGTCGCGGCACCGGATATCTTCTCGAGCTGCGCCGCACGCGGCCGGCGGCTGCGCCGCTGCGCTGGCACCTGGTGCAGGCACTGCGCCTGTATCACTTCTTCGTGATGCCGGTGCTCGCAGTAGTCGTGGCCGCGCTGGCGCTGGCGCTTCTTGCCACGCCGCACTGGCACTGGCCCATCGCCGCCGCAGCGGGCTTCGTCGTGCCCGCGTTCCTCGCATTGTTCGCATCGACGACGCTCGGCGAGGATCGCCGCTGGCAGCTCGGGATGGCGGCCGGCACGATGGCCGGGCTGACATGGTATTCACTGCTGCTCGTGCCGCGCACTGCGGCTGCGCGCATTCTCGGCCGCACACCTTCAACGCCGCTCGCCAAGGGAGACTGA
- a CDS encoding EthD domain-containing protein gives MIKLVYVIRRRADLTPQAFRTRWLAHGPLVSEVAAAIRARRYIQSHTIDTPLNAVLADSRGMAEGYDGITEVWWDSMEELVAGMGSAESLDARRRLLDDEREFIDLARSFVFLTEEHPIFDHA, from the coding sequence ATGATCAAGCTCGTGTACGTGATTCGCCGACGTGCCGACCTGACGCCGCAAGCATTCCGCACGCGCTGGCTCGCGCACGGCCCGCTGGTAAGCGAGGTGGCCGCGGCCATTCGCGCTCGCCGTTACATCCAGAGCCACACCATCGATACCCCGCTCAACGCCGTGCTGGCGGATTCGCGCGGCATGGCCGAAGGCTACGACGGCATCACCGAAGTCTGGTGGGACAGTATGGAAGAGCTGGTCGCGGGCATGGGCTCCGCGGAATCGCTCGATGCCCGGAGGCGGCTTCTCGACGACGAACGCGAGTTCATCGATCTTGCACGCTCGTTCGTCTTCCTGACCGAGGAACATCCGATCTTCGACCACGCCTGA
- a CDS encoding heme-binding protein, whose amino-acid sequence MRTLFLAVFLLGATRALAQPAATCDGLPSHDDLRGVLQTITGEGSDANTGMGNPSWAAVVNRDGIVCAVVFSGPDRSAEWPGSRVIAAEKASTANALSAPNFALSTANLYFASQPGQSLFGLTASAPPNPDAAYGGSPEKFGQADDPMIGKPIGGIVVFGGGLALYDSGGKIVGGLGVSGDTSCADHVVAWKVRHALNLDAVPVGVAKNVTDNMILDIRDGTSVSGFGHPSCKGGKASDDVINSLAEKVPVGPGK is encoded by the coding sequence ATGCGAACGCTTTTTCTGGCCGTCTTCCTGCTCGGCGCGACGCGTGCGCTCGCGCAGCCCGCCGCAACCTGCGATGGGCTGCCGTCGCACGATGATCTGCGCGGCGTACTTCAAACGATCACCGGCGAGGGCAGCGATGCCAACACGGGCATGGGCAATCCGTCGTGGGCCGCCGTCGTCAATCGCGACGGCATCGTCTGCGCCGTGGTATTCAGCGGTCCCGATCGCTCGGCGGAATGGCCCGGCAGCCGCGTGATCGCCGCAGAGAAAGCCAGCACGGCAAACGCACTGAGCGCACCGAACTTCGCGCTGTCGACCGCCAACCTCTACTTCGCATCGCAGCCGGGACAGAGCCTTTTCGGGTTGACGGCGAGCGCGCCGCCGAACCCGGACGCCGCTTACGGCGGAAGCCCGGAAAAATTCGGGCAGGCCGACGATCCGATGATCGGCAAGCCCATCGGCGGCATCGTCGTCTTTGGCGGCGGACTCGCGCTCTATGATTCGGGCGGCAAGATCGTCGGCGGGCTTGGCGTAAGCGGCGACACTTCGTGCGCGGATCACGTGGTCGCATGGAAGGTCCGCCATGCGCTCAACCTCGACGCGGTCCCGGTCGGCGTTGCGAAGAACGTCACCGACAACATGATTCTCGACATCCGCGACGGAACGAGCGTGAGCGGATTCGGCCACCCGAGCTGCAAGGGCGGAAAGGCGTCGGACGACGTGATCAACAGCCTTGCCGAGAAAGTCCCGGTCGGGCCGGGCAAATAG
- a CDS encoding Smr/MutS family protein, with amino-acid sequence MAADDTEDDETEDTVVVAIEDSIDLHTFRPREIPAVVESYLEAAREAGFREVRLIHGRGTGFQRDRVRTVLTGHPDVESFYDAPPERGGWGATVVLLRPPA; translated from the coding sequence GTGGCCGCGGACGATACCGAAGACGACGAAACCGAAGACACTGTAGTGGTCGCGATCGAAGACTCGATCGATCTTCATACGTTTCGTCCGCGCGAGATTCCGGCCGTCGTCGAGAGCTATCTCGAAGCAGCACGTGAGGCAGGATTTCGAGAAGTGCGGCTCATCCATGGGCGCGGCACGGGATTCCAGCGTGACCGCGTACGCACGGTGCTCACCGGGCACCCCGATGTGGAGTCGTTTTACGATGCACCGCCCGAGCGTGGAGGCTGGGGCGCGACGGTCGTGCTTCTTCGTCCGCCAGCGTGA
- a CDS encoding YaiI/YqxD family protein has product MRIWVDADACPAVVREILFRASARLRCTMTLVANRTLRTPDSCDWITSVRVADGFNVADRYIVDSLEAGDLVITADIPLAAEVVDAGAYALNPRGELYTHDNVRQALAARDLLVTLQGDGLVTGGPAPLNHADRQRFANALDRFLSQHARQ; this is encoded by the coding sequence ATGCGTATCTGGGTCGATGCGGACGCCTGTCCGGCCGTTGTCCGCGAAATTCTTTTTCGCGCGAGCGCGCGACTTCGCTGCACGATGACGCTGGTTGCCAACCGCACGCTTCGAACTCCCGATTCGTGCGACTGGATCACGTCGGTGCGCGTCGCCGATGGTTTCAATGTGGCCGACCGTTACATCGTCGATTCGCTCGAAGCCGGAGATCTCGTGATTACCGCGGACATTCCGCTTGCCGCGGAAGTCGTCGACGCCGGCGCGTATGCGCTCAATCCGCGCGGCGAGCTCTACACGCACGACAACGTCCGGCAGGCGCTTGCGGCGCGCGACCTGCTCGTGACGCTCCAGGGCGACGGGCTCGTGACAGGCGGGCCGGCGCCGCTCAATCATGCCGATCGCCAGCGGTTCGCGAACGCGCTGGATCGTTTTCTTTCGCAGCATGCGAGACAGTGA